In Microbulbifer agarilyticus, the DNA window ACCCAAATGTATCCATCATTTTGTTCTGTTGATGTGGCAAAAATATTTATTTTGTACGATCTCTATGTGGATGAGTCTGCTAGAGGTTCGGGGGTTGCTGCTTCTTTGATGAATAAAGCAAAGGAATATGCCATAGAGAATGGTGCAAAACGTATCGATTTGCTTACAGCTGTGGATAATCATCCAGGGCAAAAGCTCTATGAAAAGCTGGGTTATCAGCGGGTCTTAGATGATTTTTTAAGCTATTCGCTTAATGTATAGCTGTGGACTCTATTAAAGATATCCCAATATATAGTGACGCTCGCAGTCCAGTGTCCGGCCTCAGAGTGAGGCTCTAAACGGAGGGTGGATAGCGCCAGGTACTATCTATTTAGTGTTAGGCCTGCGCAAGTGATACAAGTTGGTGAGCAAGGTTGGTTGTGGATTCACCGATGGAATACCTCGAGGCTACACTTACCCCGGCTCGTTAATGCGATAATAAGGCGTTACTTTTAGTGAAATTTTCGAAAGTAGGAATGTTAGAGAAAAATGTCACATCCAGCATGCCCAAAATGTAACTCAAGCTATACCTACCAGGACCAAGAGAATCTGGTTTGCCCAGAGTGTGGTTACGAGTGGAACCCATCGGAATCTTCGGAGGAAGATACGATTGTTGTCAGGGATTCGAATGGAAATCTACTTCAGGTTGGCGACAAGATTACGCTGATTAAAGATCTCAAGGTGAAAGGGAGTTCACAGGGGCTAAAGATTGGCTCCAAGACGGTTATACGGAGAATTGTGGATAGTAAGGACCACGAGCTTGATTGTAAGTTTGCCGGGGTGGGGGAGATTATGGTCACTGCGAAGTTCGTAAAGAAAGTGTGATGCTTGGGGTAATCGTAGCGCTTATTTTGTCTTGGGGACTCTTGCGCCGCATATCGGGTGAGCCGGTCACTGTCCTGGGCATTACTCCAACGTGGAAGCGTTGCAACGAACTCCTGCTCGGTATGGGGTTTATGGCTATCATCGCGGTTATCAACTTCACATGGCAGGCGCACTTCAAGCAAATTAACTATGAAATCAATCCAGAATACAGTGTACTGGATTTTTTCCATGGGTCTTTTTGGGTGCTTAGGTCGGTCCTGTTTGAAGAACTCGTGTTTCGCGGGGCTATTCTCTACCTGCTGATCAGGTATATCGGTCTGATCAAGGCGTGCCTGCTCAGTTCTGTTGCTTTTGGCGTCTATCATTGGTTCAGTTACGAGGTCTTTGGCGCTCATCTTGTACTGATGATATATATCTTCCTGGTAACCGGTATGGGCGGTTGGATGTTTGCATTTGCCTATGCGAAAACCCAGTCCCTGTTTGCTCCGGTTGGCTTGCACCTCGGCTGGAATCTCGTCACGGCAATCATATTTTCTTCGGGGCCCCTCGGTAACCAGTGGCTGATCCAACAGGGGGAAGCGGTTCATACGAGTGATTGGATCACGCTGATTTTCTTTTCGTTACAGGCGATTGTCGCTCCTGGCTTGGTGACGTGGTATCTGCTTGTGCGCTATAAGTCGAACGAAGACAGTGCCGTTCCCGTTATGAGATGATTGAAACAGATTGTTTCTCTGTTACGTCCACTTGATATTTTCTTAGGTGAGATCCAGTGAAGAAGATGATATTTGTTATTCTTTTGTTGGCGGTCGCTGCATTTCTATTCTATCAATACGGCAGAACAATCTGGCATCCGGCGACGACCAAGATCACGGGTAAGAAGACGGTAGCAGAGGTTATTGATCTTTACGGTGAGCAATCGAGACAAGAGCTGGAGCCACTGTTCAATGAAAAGGGCATAAGCTACCCACCGTCAAAGCTCGCGCTTATTGCCTTCAAGGATAAAGATATATTGGAAGTCTGGGCGTCAAACGGTGCGAGTTACCAGCTGATTACTTCCTACCCCATTAAAGCGGCTAGTGGCGTACTGGGGCCGAAGTTACGTGAGGGGGATAAGCAGGTACCGGAAGGGATTTATGAAATTATCGGTTTCAACCCGAATAGTGCTTACCACCTTTCCATGAAGTTAAACTATCCCAACGCGTTCGACTTGGTACATGCCAAGAATGAAGGCCGAACTTACCCAGGCACAAATATATTTATCCATGGCCGCGCAGCTTCAATAGGCTGCCTTGCAATGGGGGATCCAGCAATCGAGCAATTGTTTTCCTTGGTTCATGCTACCGGAAAATCGAATACGACAGTGCTTATTTCGCCAACTGACCCATCGCAGAACACGCTAAGCCCACCCGTGGATTCTCCGTCTTGGGTCTCCGATCTGTATAAAGATATCGAGTCAACGTACATGGAAATTACCGGGCAGTAGGTCCACCCCACACTCCAGTCTCTCGAACCAGCCTAGAAACTCGGCGACCATTTTCTTGCCAATAAAGGGTTTTCCGTGCTGCGGCAATATCATTTCCACATCCATTAATCTTATCCGGTTCACCCACTCGCGGCAGGCACGATTGCCCGCCATATAGCGTCGGTGGAACCCTTCCATACGTGGGATATGTGTGGCCATGTCATCTACCGGTAGGTGATCCTGTCCTGGGGTAATGGCTGCACCCACATCGCCGGAAAACAATGCTTTGCTAATCGGGTCGTAGAAGTGGAAGTTACCTACGGAGTGCAGAAAATGTGCGGGCACCGCCTGAAAGCTTGTTTCGCCCAATGCGATGCGACCACCTTCATCGGGCAGTTCGATCATCCGGTGGGCGAGAGAGGCATTCATACGTTCAGACACGAAACCAGATACCAGGTGCGGCAGGAACCGAGCCCACAGCTTGGATGTTACAACGCAGCAGTTGGTATGCATGAGCCAGCGGGGTAGGGATGCAATGATGTCGGGGTCTTGGTGTGAGGCGCATACGTAGCGCAGTGATTTCAAGTTGATGAGCTTGGACAGCTCGAATGACAGCGCGCTGTAGGTGAGATCGCCACCGGGATCAAATAGCGCGGCTTCGCCATGATCAATGATGACCAGTTGATTGCTCGGAATGGCTTCTCCATCCACCAAACCGGTTACGAACAGACAAATATGATCGTCTTTGTCGTAGAGTTTTGTAATCTGTTGGCTCATCACATCGATTCCTTCTATTTATGAGCAGTAAGCGTCATTATTCTGTTGGAAGGGCGCGATCATACGTATCGTACGTGGCGTCTAATTGATGTAGGTCAAGCAAGTCGTGGGCGAGGATCACTAACTACAGGATGAGTATGAAGACCATCGGTATGCTCGGCGGGATGAGTTGGGAATCAACCGCAAGCTATTACAAAGCGCTCAATGAGGGAGTGAAGGAAAGTCTCGGAGGCCTGCACTCAGCAAAAATTGCGCTTTACAGTGTTGATTTCGATGAGATCGAGAAGCTACAGCATCAGGGACGTTGGGATGACACTGCGAAAATTCTTGCGGATGCGGCCAGATCGGTAGAGGCTGCTGGAGCGGAGTTTCTGCTTATTTGCACAAATACTATGCACAAGGTGGCTGGGGAAGTGGAGGCCGCCATATCTATACCTCTGGTGCATATTGCCGATGCCACGGCTGAACAGTTGCTCGCGGACGGTGTGAAGTCGGTAGGGTTGCTTGGGACAAGATTCACCATGGAGCAGGAATTCTACAAGGGTCGCTTGATTGAGCAGTATGGAATCAATGTGATTACTCCAACACCGGACGAGCGCGACATCGTGCATGATGTGATTTACTCAGAGCTTTGCCTTGGCGTCATCAATGACGAATCTCGGGAAAAGTATCTCGATGTGGTTCGTCATCTGGCTGAGCGCGGTGCTGAAGCCGTGATACTGGGGTGTACGGAAATAGCGCTGCTGATTGAACAATCAGATACAAGCGTACCGCTCTACGATACAACCAGGATTCACGCTGCGAAAGCGGTGGATCTGGCGGTCAGTGAACTCTAATAGTGGATTGATAAATGGGTCGCAAAACACATTTCCAAAAGCTCGTCAGCATGTATGTGGCAGCGCCGATAAACACGATCTTCGCGCCTATAATGGAGGTATCAGAAGGCGAGGCGGTCATCGAGATCGAGCTGTCGAAGAAGTATCACCATTCGGGTGGCGGGGTGCATGGGTCTGTATATTTTAAAATGCTCGACGATGCGGCTTTCTTTGCAGCCAACTCTCTGGAAGAGGAGGTGTTTGTGTTGACCACCTCCTTTACCACTTATATAACCCGGCCTGTAGCAACAGGGCGTATGCGGGCGGTAGGCAAGGTTGTGAATAGAAATCGGACCCAGTTTATCGCGGAATCCATTGTATATGATGCAGAAGGCCGGGAGATCGGGCGCGGCAATGGTATTTTCGTACGTGGCAAGCTGCCACTGGCCGAGGCCGATGGGTATGAGTGACAGGTGTTGGACCTGAAGCTGGTCGCTCGTCATTATCTTGAGTGACTGGCTAGTTCTAATTTTCTAATTGACCTAGTGAAGTAAGGGTTCTTAATGTTGATTAAAAAATCGATTGTGGCTTTGGGTATGTTCTTATTTCTGTCTCAGCCAGTGATGGCGGAAATGGACAAAGAATTTGCACCTGTGGAAGAGATTTTCGATGCGTTATCCGCGTTTGATCACGACGGGATGAAAAGTGCGGTAACCCCTAGCTTTGTCCTGCTGGAGCACGGGGAGGTCTGGGATATCCAAAAGCTGATTGAGGCAGTAAAGCCGGCCGAGTACCAGCGCAGAAATTTCATCAGTGTGATCTCTAAAGACGTGAAGGCAGATATGGCGGTGATCAATTATTGGAATAAGGCAGTGTTCAAAAGTGGGGATAAAACCACGGAGCGCGCCTGGCTGGAAAGCGCGGTTGTGGTAAAGACGGAAAATGGTTGGTTGCTGGAACAAATGCATTCAACACGAATCGAATTTGAGAATTTACCAAAGGATCTTGAATTTACTGAAATTTAAGTATTCTTTCCCCTGATCTATGCTCCATCATTCCGTGAATGTCTTTGATAGTCACTTTCATATTATCCCTGAAGGTTATCCGTTGCATAGCAACGCAGGCTTCGTGCCTGACTATTTTTCAGTGAAGGACTATCTCAGGGTGATGAAACCCTATGCGCTGAAGGGCGGGGTGGTGGTTTCAGGCTCTTTTCAGCGGCAAGATCAAGGCTACCTATTGGATTCACTTGCGCGGCTTGGTGAAGGGTATTTCGGGGTTACCCAGTTATTGTCTTCTGTGAGGGATGAGGAAATCCTTGCGTTAAGCGCTTCTAGAGTGCGGGGCGTGCGGTTTAATTTGAAGCGCGGTGGTTCTGAAACGGTGGATAACCTGAGGTACTTTGCATCCAGGATTTATGATCTGGCGAAATGGCATATCGAGATATATGCGGGCCCCCGTGATATCTCCTCTCTATATGACACGCTATTGCAGCTGCCCGCAGTCGCTATTGATCATCTGGGGTTGGACAAGGCCTCTCTACCTTTCATGATTAAGCTGGCTGAGCGTGGCGTGAAGATCAAAGCGACAGGATTCGGCCGGTTAGGTTTCGACCCTCGACTGGTGATTGCACCTATCTATGCGGCGAATCCATCCAGTTTGATGTTTGGTAGCGATCTTCCTGGAACCCGTGCCCCGCGGCCTTTCTGTGAGAATGATATAGCTCTGATATGTGACGCTTTGGGTGAAGCTGCGGCTGGCCAAGTGTTGTATGAAAATGCACACAAGTTTTATGATCGTTCATAACTATAACATTTCGTAAGTTGGTACCGGTTCGAGCATGCGAAAACTTGTTGCGCTGATATTGGCCTATTTTTTCATCGGTCTCGCGGTGATCGGTGTCTTCCTCCCTGGTATTCCGACCGTACCATTTCTGCTGCTTTCTGCTTGGTTTGCTGCGCGCGGTTCTGATCGGCTACACAAATGGTTATACGCGCACCCGACGTTCGGAAGTATCCT includes these proteins:
- a CDS encoding CPBP family intramembrane glutamic endopeptidase, with translation MLGVIVALILSWGLLRRISGEPVTVLGITPTWKRCNELLLGMGFMAIIAVINFTWQAHFKQINYEINPEYSVLDFFHGSFWVLRSVLFEELVFRGAILYLLIRYIGLIKACLLSSVAFGVYHWFSYEVFGAHLVLMIYIFLVTGMGGWMFAFAYAKTQSLFAPVGLHLGWNLVTAIIFSSGPLGNQWLIQQGEAVHTSDWITLIFFSLQAIVAPGLVTWYLLVRYKSNEDSAVPVMR
- a CDS encoding amidohydrolase family protein, with protein sequence MNVFDSHFHIIPEGYPLHSNAGFVPDYFSVKDYLRVMKPYALKGGVVVSGSFQRQDQGYLLDSLARLGEGYFGVTQLLSSVRDEEILALSASRVRGVRFNLKRGGSETVDNLRYFASRIYDLAKWHIEIYAGPRDISSLYDTLLQLPAVAIDHLGLDKASLPFMIKLAERGVKIKATGFGRLGFDPRLVIAPIYAANPSSLMFGSDLPGTRAPRPFCENDIALICDALGEAAAGQVLYENAHKFYDRS
- a CDS encoding GNAT family N-acetyltransferase, encoding MNVLKADKRHLDELSRLFNLYRQFYDYPADFDAAKSFMSDRIKNSDSTIFIAENDGELVGFTQMYPSFCSVDVAKIFILYDLYVDESARGSGVAASLMNKAKEYAIENGAKRIDLLTAVDNHPGQKLYEKLGYQRVLDDFLSYSLNV
- a CDS encoding YbaN family protein, with the translated sequence MRKLVALILAYFFIGLAVIGVFLPGIPTVPFLLLSAWFAARGSDRLHKWLYAHPTFGSILINWEQQKAISRRSKVLAVLMLIGSWIFLYHFLESTWLLLAITGIFLVVSAFIVSRREPY
- a CDS encoding MBL fold metallo-hydrolase, which produces MSQQITKLYDKDDHICLFVTGLVDGEAIPSNQLVIIDHGEAALFDPGGDLTYSALSFELSKLINLKSLRYVCASHQDPDIIASLPRWLMHTNCCVVTSKLWARFLPHLVSGFVSERMNASLAHRMIELPDEGGRIALGETSFQAVPAHFLHSVGNFHFYDPISKALFSGDVGAAITPGQDHLPVDDMATHIPRMEGFHRRYMAGNRACREWVNRIRLMDVEMILPQHGKPFIGKKMVAEFLGWFERLECGVDLLPGNFHVR
- a CDS encoding aspartate/glutamate racemase family protein, whose amino-acid sequence is MKTIGMLGGMSWESTASYYKALNEGVKESLGGLHSAKIALYSVDFDEIEKLQHQGRWDDTAKILADAARSVEAAGAEFLLICTNTMHKVAGEVEAAISIPLVHIADATAEQLLADGVKSVGLLGTRFTMEQEFYKGRLIEQYGINVITPTPDERDIVHDVIYSELCLGVINDESREKYLDVVRHLAERGAEAVILGCTEIALLIEQSDTSVPLYDTTRIHAAKAVDLAVSEL
- a CDS encoding PaaI family thioesterase, which codes for MGRKTHFQKLVSMYVAAPINTIFAPIMEVSEGEAVIEIELSKKYHHSGGGVHGSVYFKMLDDAAFFAANSLEEEVFVLTTSFTTYITRPVATGRMRAVGKVVNRNRTQFIAESIVYDAEGREIGRGNGIFVRGKLPLAEADGYE
- a CDS encoding nuclear transport factor 2 family protein translates to MLIKKSIVALGMFLFLSQPVMAEMDKEFAPVEEIFDALSAFDHDGMKSAVTPSFVLLEHGEVWDIQKLIEAVKPAEYQRRNFISVISKDVKADMAVINYWNKAVFKSGDKTTERAWLESAVVVKTENGWLLEQMHSTRIEFENLPKDLEFTEI
- a CDS encoding L,D-transpeptidase family protein, giving the protein MIFVILLLAVAAFLFYQYGRTIWHPATTKITGKKTVAEVIDLYGEQSRQELEPLFNEKGISYPPSKLALIAFKDKDILEVWASNGASYQLITSYPIKAASGVLGPKLREGDKQVPEGIYEIIGFNPNSAYHLSMKLNYPNAFDLVHAKNEGRTYPGTNIFIHGRAASIGCLAMGDPAIEQLFSLVHATGKSNTTVLISPTDPSQNTLSPPVDSPSWVSDLYKDIESTYMEITGQ
- a CDS encoding zinc ribbon domain-containing protein YjdM — protein: MSHPACPKCNSSYTYQDQENLVCPECGYEWNPSESSEEDTIVVRDSNGNLLQVGDKITLIKDLKVKGSSQGLKIGSKTVIRRIVDSKDHELDCKFAGVGEIMVTAKFVKKV